AAGCAAATCTTAGCCAATTCATTTACTGATTCATCCAACAGATTCACGGTGAGCTGATCTTATGCGGCAAACCGCTTAGTCTCAAGTGCTTTCTGCCAGATATTCTCGAACACTCTCGACAATTGGTTCGATCGCCTTTCTTTTTGTGAAATCGACGGCCGTTTCATACGCAGCAAGCATGCCTTTTTCATCGTCGGATAATTCTTGTCCGTGCCTCTTCTTCATCTTAAGCTTTAATCTCAAGAGAGACATGAGGATTTTGTCTTTGATATTCAGTTTATTGAAGTCAAAGCCCCCCTTAGGTAATGAAATTCTGCATGGCATATCATTTCAGGAGTTAAGTTCTTGAGCTTAATCTCTTCTAGTACTTCTGGTCTTGCCGGTGATGCTCCTACCGAGAAGAGAACTACCTTCTTAATTTCTTAGGGTTTCGAAGTTCTCATTTATCACATTTATACCAATAAGCTCGCTCGCATAGAGAGAGCCGCCGAAGACAACACATTCGTAACTATGAAACTTCTTGGCATCGAAACTATCTGCAGCGAACAGATCTGCCTCCAGTTCTTCTGCAATCCACGTCGCATACTTTTCCGAGCTACCATACCGGCTCTTGGATAAAAACAGCTACTCTTGGCACAAGATTTCCCTCCTGTTTTTCTTAACTCTCCTTCTCATTCTAACAGCAAAGGTAGCGATCTAGTCTTGCCAAGAGAGTTCAGAAGAACTATCTAAAAGGGCCATTCAAGTTCAACTATTCAGAAGATTCCTTTCAACCTTGTTATCTAGATCTTTCTAATGTAGAATTGAGACGCTTACCTTACTACATAGGAGGCCTACAATGATTCGAAAGTTCATAGCCTATTATCGGCCACATTTGAGGCTTTTCATACTTGACATGGCCTGTGCTTTTATGATCGCAGGAATAGATCTGGTGTTTCCCAGATTCACCACATTAGCGCTTGACAACTATATACCATCAGGGAATATGAGAGGTATAGTGATCATCTCAGTGATTATGGCGATGCTGTTCATATTGAGGGCCGTCTTCAACTACATTGTCAACTACTGGGGTCATGTTGTGGGAGTAAGAATGGAATACAACATGAGAAAGGATATCTTCTCCCATCTCCAGACTCTTTCTTTTAGTTATTTTGACAAGGTAAGAACAGGAAAGATAATGTCGCGAATCGTCAATGACCTAAGAGAGATAACTGAACTCGCTCATCACGGGCCTGAAGATCTTTTCATTTCGGTCGTCACTCTGGTCGGAGCTTTCGTCATTCTCATGCAAAATGACTGGAGGCTCACTCTTGTGGTCTTTGCTTACATACCTTTCATGATTTGGTACGGAATCAAGAAGAGGCAGAAGATGGCAAGGGCATTCAGACTCGTGAGGAAAAAGATTGCCAATGTGAATGCTCAACTGGAAAACAGTATTTCGGGAATAAGGGTTGCACAATCGTTCACCAACGAGGAATTCGAAAAGAACAAGTTCGATCTTGGGAATCAGGAGTTCAAAGAGTCGAGACAGTTTGCATTCAAATCAATGGCTGAGATGACAACCGGTATCGACCTGATGATGAACATGCTCAAGGTCACCGTGCTCGCTCTTGGAGGTTATTTGACTTACTCAGGCGAGATAACGATTGGCGCCTTTGTCGCCTATTTTCTATATGTGGACCTCTTCTTGCAGCCTATAAGAAGACTTATGCAGTTCGCTCAGCAATATGAAGACGGTATGTCTGGATTTGAAAGGTTTGTAGAGATAATGGAGACAAAATCCAGTATCACCGATTCTCCTGACGCTATTGAACTGACAGATGTCAGGGGAGATGTAAGAGTAGAGGGGGTATCTTTCGCATACGACGGCGGAGAAAACGTTCTGAAGGATATCAGCCTTCATATTCCAGCAGGAGAAATGGTGGCTCTTGTCGGCCCTTCTGGGGGAGGGAAGACAACGTTATGTCATCTGATACCGAGGTTCTATGATGTCAATAGCGGAAAGATCACTATAGACGGAATAGATATACGAAATGTGACTCTGCATTCCTTAAGAAGCCATATAGGGATAGTTCAGCAGGATGTTTTCCTTTTTGCAGGAAGCATTCGTGACAATATCGCGTATGGCAAGGGCGACGCTACAGACGAAGAGATAGTTGAAGCGGCTAAGAGAGCAAATATCCATGACTTCATTCTGAGCCTGGAAAATGGGTACGATTCGTATGTCGGCGAAAGAGGCGTAATGCTTTCAGGTGGTCAGAAACAGAGAATTTCAATTGCCAGGGTATTTCTCAAGAATCCTCCGCTTCTGATACTGGATGAGGCTACCTCTGCTCTTGACAATGAAACGGAACTCAAGATACAAGAGTCTCTGGAAGCCTTATCAAAAGGCCGTACCACACTGGTAATTGCTCACAGGCTTTCAACGATAAAGAATGCAGACGAGATAGTTGTCATAACAAGTGACGGAATAATTGAGAGAGGCTCTCATGACGAGCTTCTCGAGAAGGGTGGGCACTACGCGAGACTCTACAGGGCTCAATTCAAGGGTTACATCCCCGACATGTGATTGCTTCTTTCTATGTAAACGTATCTGTCAGGTAAGCTGAAGACAGTTGTGATGAACTCCTCGAGGATGCTCTTGGGAATACTCCTGAAAGAGTTTCCAAAGTAGGTTTCTTCAAGATGTTGCTCAACTTTCTGCCAGTAATCGGGATCTAAGGAGGCTGGCTCGGAAGGCCTTGATGACGATGAGGGCTTGAATTTACCTTCAGAAAGCGATTCGTGCAGCTGGAGTTTTTCAACCGTCTCCCAGTTATCCGAGTATCTTGTTGGGAAGAGACAACTCCTTACTCTGTATCTCATACTTTCACCCCCTTGAAGATTATGACTCTCAATCTGGACATTAAGGTTTATTTGTTATACTTAAAGCTAGCCGGAGTTCTTTGGAGGGATGCTTATGGACATAGAGAGAGGTTTTCTTTTCAAATGGTATGAGCGTCAGTTACTTGTAGAAGGAGTGACTAAGCCTTTGCTTCTTCGACTTGCCGGGGAGACATTCGGTGGACTATCAAGTGAGATCGAAGAACGAATAGCTGAATTGTTGATAAGGAGCGGCCTATCCGGGATTACTGGAGACTTTCCCAGGCAGAAAATCCTTCCCTTCTACTCTCCGTTGATCTACAGACAGAAAGCTACAATAGAATTCATTGACGGGGACGAGATAAGCATTGAAGAAGATGAAGGGAAGAAGATTGTTGCTTTTCCTCACACTCTACCGTTAATATACGCTCCGGTGATCGCCGCAAATGTATTCTTCCAGTTGATGAGTGACGCGTCGAGCGCAGCCCCCGTAAAAGAACTCCCAGTAAGTCTTGACAGGTTAATTAGAAAGGGCAGAGTGATGGTTATTGGAGCAGGTGGATTAGGGTGTCCCCTAATAAAGACCTTGCTTGATAGCGGGGTTGATGATGTTTGCATTGTTGAGCCCGGTGAAGTGAAGCTTAACAATTTGCACCGACAAATTTTGTACGATTATGGAGATATAGGTCTTTCAAAAGCAAGTGTTATTGAGCGAAAGATTTCACAGTATTACAGTGGAGTAAGCGCAAAAGTTTATCGGAAGCAGTTTGATCCGGAGCTAATTAGATCTGAAAGACCGGATATTGTTGTCAGCTGTGTTGACAACTATGATGCCAGGTATCTGATAAACGACTCGTGCTATCGAAATGGAGTCCCTTTCGTCGATTCTGGAGTCGAAGGCTTCAGCGGCTATGCTATGTTTAGGGATAGAGAATCGCCATGCTACAGGTGTTTCATGGGCGACAATAGAAAGGATACCGCTGCTCCCAAAGGAATACTGCCGTTTGCCAGCTACTTCGGCGGATTGCTTGAAGCAGCAATCGTGATAAGCTACCTCAACAAAAGACCTTATGAAGGTGAAGTCTTCTCTTTCGATCTGAAGAGAAACCGATTCGAGGAAATATCGGTTGAGCGCAGGGAAGACTGCCCGATCTGTTCTAAAGCGAAGAGGTGACTTTCTTGGAAGTGGTATACGGAGACAGGAAGTGGGATTTCGACAGAGATTTGACATATGGAGAACTTTTAGAGGAGACTCGACTCGGGAGAGTCTCAGTTCTGGTTATGGTGAATGGCCGTCTGGTAAGGCAGGGAGAGTTGATTCCGGCCAAGTCAAGAGTTCTCATAATCAATGCTGCCAACGGCGGATAAACTGGCGCATACTTACGCATACTTGCGTATAAGATCAGTTGGAGCGATTTATTAAGCTCTATCGGTTTGTGGGAGAATTGAGTTTTTTTGTACATTGACTCTTTTGAATGTAGAATTTTGATGGATAGTTTAAATAAAAACGGAGGTGTAGAAATTGGAAAAGAAAAGGGTTTTGATTCTCGGCGCCGCAGGACGCGATTTTCACAACTTCAATACTTATTATCGGGATAATGACGAATTCGAAGTTGTAGCCTTCACGGCAACGCAGATTCCCGGTATCGATGGAAAGAAGTATCCTGCGGAACTCGCAGGCAGGCTCTATGCTAACGGCATCCCGATATTGCCAGAAGATGACTATGGAAAGTTGATTGACGAGCACAAGATCGATCAGGTAGTGCTTGCATACAGCGACCTTCCGAATCAATATGTTATGGAGAGGGCGGCAATAGCCAATGCTCACGGAGCAGACTTCGTACTTCTTGGTCCGAGCAAGACGATGGTCAAATCCTCGAAACCGGTAATCTCTATCTGCGCAGTTAGAACAGGTTGTGGCAAGAGCCAGACAACGAGAAGGGTCCTAGACATTCTGAGGGCAAAGGGAAAGAAAGTTGTATCGATAAGACATCCCATGCCATATGGAGACCTTGTGAAGCAGAAGGTTCAAAGATTCGCCGATTATTCGGATCTCGACAAACACGAATGCACGATAGAAGAAAGAGAAGAATATGAGCCTCACATAGACCGTAAAGCAGTTATCTACGCAGGCGTTGACTACGAGGCGATCCTCAGAGAAGCAGAAAAAGAAGATGTAGACGTAATTATCTGGGATGGCGGAAACAACGACTTTTCCTTCTACAAGACAGATCTATTTATCACTGTAGTCGACCCTCACAGAGCCGGTCACGAGACTACATATTACCCCGGCTTTACAAATCTGATGATGGCCGATGTAATCGTTATCAACAAGGAAGAAACCGCTTCTCCGGAGGACATCGATACCGTCCGACAGAATATTGCGAAACACAACCCCGATGCAATCGTTGTCGATGGTGCTTCTCCGATCACCGTAGAGGGGGGCAAGGCATCTGAAATAAAGGGCAAGAGAGTACTGGTTGTTGAGGACGGACCGACTCTAACCCATGGTGGAATGAGATATGGGGCCGGCTGGGTAGCGGCCAAGAAATTCGGTGCTGGAGAGATAGTCGATCCAAGACCGTATGCAGTTGGATCACTCGTTGCGACTTACGAGAAGTACAATCACTTGGATCAAATCCTTCCGGCCATGGGATATGGCGAAAAGCAGATGAAGGAGCTAGAGGAGACCATTAACAAGGCAGACGTTGATCTCGTCATAATTGGAACCCCGATAGACTTGAGAAGAGTCATCGACATAAAGAAACCGGCAGTTAGGATAGGCTACGAGCTTCAGGAAATTGGGAAGCCCGATTTGGAGGACATAATCGAGGAATTCCTCAAGAAGCATAATATCTGACGTCTAAGGAAGAGGGGGACTGGTATTCCAGTCCCCCTCTTTCTTGTTTATTGTTTCTTCTTGAAAGGTATATAGATATCGAACTCCGAGTCTTCTTCTCCCGTGAATCTCCCATCATATAGCTCAAACTCATTCAGTCCGACAGGTTCATACTCGGAGTTCTGAAACACTTGCCGTATATGTACTCGTTAAGTATCCTGTAGTGAGTCGAGCTTTCCCTTGTGGGTAAAGGCAGCGTAAGTTGCCTCGGGTATCTCGGCCCCCACCATTCCCACCGGTATCTTGTCCAGGCTTGAAACTTCTGCGGAAGCAATGTAGTCGAACTTACCGTCAACGAAATCCTCTTCCCTGGTGCACATTATTCCGTAGTGCTCCTGTGAAGGTATAACATTCTCGATCTCTGAGTATCTCTCCATGAAATCACGCCAGAGCTTCGGACAATTATTCGCCGGATCGTTTCCCCAATACTTGAGGCCTACTACCTTGAATGCTTCTTTGTGAACGATTTTCGGTTCCATTCTTATCCCTCCCTCAAGACTCAAAATGTCTCTCCTGTGAAGTCTCTTCTTCTGGATAACGGCGAAGTGAAGTTAGAGTCTTCGATACTTTCCCGGGGTAATAAAATACTTGCTTCTGAATGCTCTGGTGAAGGATTCTTGGGAATCATATCCGAACTGAAGAGCAATTTCGAGTATTGGCATTGAAGTTGTTGCTAGCCTATCAGCCGCTTCGCTAAGCCTTCTACCCTTGAGATACTGTCCGATGGTTTCGCCAACTGTATGGAGGAAGATTCGCTGAAGATGAACAGGCGAGTAGAATGTCTTTGCACAGAGATCGCTGATAGTAACTTGAGCTGACAGACTCTCTTCAATGTAATCTATAACAGAATTGACGCAATCGACGTAATCTTCCTTCAATACGGTATCCTTAACCATCCCTTCACCTCCTCCGTGTATGCAAGATTATACATTAGCGAAGAGAGTGGCTTTTTGATAGGAATTATCATGATCCAAATAGAAACCTGGAGACTTGGTTATCAACTTGGTGGAGTCAAATGGTTCAATGAAGAAATGGAAAATCAGTATAAGACGAGTCTTCCAATTGCTCTGGCAGCTTCGATAGTGCTGCTAACTTCCTTCGGTAGAGGCGGAGTTCCTTCAAAGCCAGTCTTCTCAACGAAATAAATCAGCATTAGCCTCAGTTGTTCCGATTCCCAAGAAGAAAGATTGTCAAGTGTATCCACACCTGCCTCATAGTACAGTCTTGCCCGTACGCCTTTCATCTCTTTCAACCGCGAGAGATCTGAAAGTTTCAAGTTTTCTATTATCTTGTGAATTTCGATGCCTGTCCGTTGAGATAGGCTTTCCCCAAGTTCTGGAGTAAATGCAGCTTCGATCATCTGGTCAGTTCGGATGATCCCTGCCTGTGCGAGTTTGTCAATAACCTGTCTGTCGTGCCCCAGGAAACTATCAAGTCCTTTTCGGTCCGAAGATACTTCTTTCTCACGAAGCTCGGAAGCACGTGCAACGAGTGAAGGTTGCAAGAGAAAACAGAAATAGAGCGCTATACTCCTCAGAAGTTTCTTCGGAAAGCTTCTCTCTTCCGCAAAGACTCTGCTGGAATACAGAATATCTTCTGTTTCTGTCTCTTCGATTGTTTTGCTTTTCGAATCAAGGAGGAACCTTTCAAAGAAGATTCTACTAGACCATCAATAACACTTGGTTTCTTGCCCTTTCTTTTGAGGAAAACCGAGAAATCTTCTTTATCACATCGATCGCCCTTCTCATTATGAAGGAGACACGGAACCTTCAAGAAGCAGGCAGAAACGTTGATGGTACGCGCTGAAAGTCATCATAGCCTTTTTACTTCGATTCTTGGAAGGAGTTCAATAACATCGTTGTACTTGCAGAGTTCAGTACCCGGAGTCATAACAGCCGCAGAACTAGCAGCTCCAGCCATTTTCAACGCAACCTCTGCTGTTTCTCCCAGCTCTCTGGACATGCAGTAGGCGGCAAGGAATGAGTCGCCGGCGCCAACTGCGCTCTTTACAGGAACTTCAGGAACGTTTATTCTATAGAGGCTGCCGCTCAGAAGTGCAAGAGCTCCCTTTCCACCCATAGTAAGAAGAACTTCCTCGATCGAGTACTTTTCAGAAACTTCCTGAACTGCCCTTCTGAGGTCGGACTCTCCTTTCAAGTCTCGT
This genomic stretch from Mesotoga sp. Brook.08.105.5.1 harbors:
- a CDS encoding AraC family transcriptional regulator, with amino-acid sequence MVKDTVLKEDYVDCVNSVIDYIEESLSAQVTISDLCAKTFYSPVHLQRIFLHTVGETIGQYLKGRRLSEAADRLATTSMPILEIALQFGYDSQESFTRAFRSKYFITPGKYRRL
- a CDS encoding flavodoxin domain-containing protein, which gives rise to MFLSKSRYGSSEKYATWIAEELEADLFAADSFDAKKFHSYECVVFGGSLYASELIGINVINENFETLRN
- a CDS encoding effector binding domain-containing protein, with the protein product MEPKIVHKEAFKVVGLKYWGNDPANNCPKLWRDFMERYSEIENVIPSQEHYGIMCTREEDFVDGKFDYIASAEVSSLDKIPVGMVGAEIPEATYAAFTHKGKLDSLQDT
- a CDS encoding ThiF family adenylyltransferase, whose amino-acid sequence is MDIERGFLFKWYERQLLVEGVTKPLLLRLAGETFGGLSSEIEERIAELLIRSGLSGITGDFPRQKILPFYSPLIYRQKATIEFIDGDEISIEEDEGKKIVAFPHTLPLIYAPVIAANVFFQLMSDASSAAPVKELPVSLDRLIRKGRVMVIGAGGLGCPLIKTLLDSGVDDVCIVEPGEVKLNNLHRQILYDYGDIGLSKASVIERKISQYYSGVSAKVYRKQFDPELIRSERPDIVVSCVDNYDARYLINDSCYRNGVPFVDSGVEGFSGYAMFRDRESPCYRCFMGDNRKDTAAPKGILPFASYFGGLLEAAIVISYLNKRPYEGEVFSFDLKRNRFEEISVERREDCPICSKAKR
- a CDS encoding DUF4332 domain-containing protein, whose amino-acid sequence is MQPSLVARASELREKEVSSDRKGLDSFLGHDRQVIDKLAQAGIIRTDQMIEAAFTPELGESLSQRTGIEIHKIIENLKLSDLSRLKEMKGVRARLYYEAGVDTLDNLSSWESEQLRLMLIYFVEKTGFEGTPPLPKEVSSTIEAARAIGRLVLY
- a CDS encoding cyclic 2,3-diphosphoglycerate synthase, which translates into the protein MEKKRVLILGAAGRDFHNFNTYYRDNDEFEVVAFTATQIPGIDGKKYPAELAGRLYANGIPILPEDDYGKLIDEHKIDQVVLAYSDLPNQYVMERAAIANAHGADFVLLGPSKTMVKSSKPVISICAVRTGCGKSQTTRRVLDILRAKGKKVVSIRHPMPYGDLVKQKVQRFADYSDLDKHECTIEEREEYEPHIDRKAVIYAGVDYEAILREAEKEDVDVIIWDGGNNDFSFYKTDLFITVVDPHRAGHETTYYPGFTNLMMADVIVINKEETASPEDIDTVRQNIAKHNPDAIVVDGASPITVEGGKASEIKGKRVLVVEDGPTLTHGGMRYGAGWVAAKKFGAGEIVDPRPYAVGSLVATYEKYNHLDQILPAMGYGEKQMKELEETINKADVDLVIIGTPIDLRRVIDIKKPAVRIGYELQEIGKPDLEDIIEEFLKKHNI
- a CDS encoding ABC transporter ATP-binding protein — its product is MIRKFIAYYRPHLRLFILDMACAFMIAGIDLVFPRFTTLALDNYIPSGNMRGIVIISVIMAMLFILRAVFNYIVNYWGHVVGVRMEYNMRKDIFSHLQTLSFSYFDKVRTGKIMSRIVNDLREITELAHHGPEDLFISVVTLVGAFVILMQNDWRLTLVVFAYIPFMIWYGIKKRQKMARAFRLVRKKIANVNAQLENSISGIRVAQSFTNEEFEKNKFDLGNQEFKESRQFAFKSMAEMTTGIDLMMNMLKVTVLALGGYLTYSGEITIGAFVAYFLYVDLFLQPIRRLMQFAQQYEDGMSGFERFVEIMETKSSITDSPDAIELTDVRGDVRVEGVSFAYDGGENVLKDISLHIPAGEMVALVGPSGGGKTTLCHLIPRFYDVNSGKITIDGIDIRNVTLHSLRSHIGIVQQDVFLFAGSIRDNIAYGKGDATDEEIVEAAKRANIHDFILSLENGYDSYVGERGVMLSGGQKQRISIARVFLKNPPLLILDEATSALDNETELKIQESLEALSKGRTTLVIAHRLSTIKNADEIVVITSDGIIERGSHDELLEKGGHYARLYRAQFKGYIPDM